One stretch of Armigeres subalbatus isolate Guangzhou_Male unplaced genomic scaffold, GZ_Asu_2 Contig1836, whole genome shotgun sequence DNA includes these proteins:
- the LOC134203393 gene encoding sodium-dependent nutrient amino acid transporter 1-like: MDNQTYVADSQVDLSAVVHSNNASNVAVDNGTVARKPSPVRDKWGKDVEFMLSCIAYSVGFGNVWKFPYTALKNGGGAFLIPYIVVLFLVGRPIYYLEMVMGQFSSRGVVKIYDLSPAMRGIGVGQSIAMFIVMTYYTPILAITFRYLVASFSAVLPWAKCDPSWPNCVDSDFIGQIVSNSSIKPKASAELYFQNSVMHQNGSLFEGLGLPDWKLVLCLLFAWLCVATILIKGIKSTGKASYFLAIFPYVIILILLVHACTLDGAFDGIVFFLKPQWDQLLNVTVWYEAVTQCFFSLSVCFGGIIAYSSFNNFSNNVYKDAIIISWLDTFTSIVAGCIVFGVIGNLAYVTEQQDIQAVVKSGAGLTFMTYPDAIAKFDWLPQLFSALFFLMLFIVGLGSNLGVTTSIVTAIKDQCPELKNWQVVSAVAVAGFSFGTVYLTPGGLDLLDVLDYYGAKYVTLTFAVLELATLAWIYGVDRICRDIKFMLGINTSLFWRICWGVVAPLATVVILLLSFIDYKAFVVPIGYNVLGWFIYIVAVLQLPGWALYATTRTSSKTIDSWWGSLKKSFRPLPEWGPEDTPTRLRYQEEVEQHEATVPSDRNTIDFFKRRLLS, translated from the exons ATGGATAACCAAACATACGTCGCAGATTCGCAAGTCGATCTCAGTGCAGTG GTGCACAGCAACAACGCATCAAATGTTGCGGTAGACAACGGAACGGTCGCCAGAAAACCATCACCGGTTCGTGATAAATGGGGGAAGGACGTGGAGTTCATGTTGTCCTGTATTGCATACTCGGTAGGCTTCGGTAATGTATGGAAGTTTCCTTACACAGCACTTAAAAACGGTGgcggagccttcttgatcccCTACATCGTGGTGTTGTTCCTCGTGGGACGACCAATCTACTATTTGGAGATGGTGATGGGGCAGTTTTCGAGCCGTGGCGTTGTCAAAATATACGATCTCAGTCCAGCCATGAGAG GCATTGGAGTTGGTCAATCTATTGCCATGTTCATAGTCATGACGTACTACACGCCGATACTGGCGATCACCTTCCGTTATCTGGTGGCGTCATTCAGCGCCGTACTGCCTTGGGCCAAATGCGATCCGTCATGGCCCAATTGTGTGGATTCCGATTTTATTGGTCAAATCGTATCTAACTCATCCATTAAACCGAAGGCTTCTGCAGAACTCTATTTCCA gaattcagTGATGCATCAAAACGGGTCCCTCTTCGAGGGTCTTGGACTGCCAGATTGGAAACTTGTGCTGTGTCTGCTCTTCGCGTGGTTGTGCGTTGCCACCATTCTAATAAAAGGAATAAAGAGCACAGGGAAGGCGTCCTACTTTCTTGCCATCTTTCCCTACGTTATCATACTGATCCTGTTGGTTCACGCGTGTACCCTAGACGGAGCCTTTGATGGCATCGTGTTTTTCCTAAAGCCACAGTGGGATCAACTGTTGAATGTCACG GTGTGGTATGAAGCCGTCACACAATGTTTTTTCTCGCTTTCGGTATGCTTCGGCGGGATTATTGCTTATTCGTCGTTCAACAACTTCTCAAACAATGTATACAA AGACGCCATAATCATTTCCTGGCTCGATACCTTCACGTCCATAGTGGCCGGGTGCATCGTGTTCGGCGTCATCGGGAATCTGGCGTACGTCACCGAGCAGCAGGACATCCAGGCGGTGGTCAAAAGTGGCGCCGGACTGACGTTCATGACCTATCCGGATGCGATCGCCAAGTTCGACTGGCTGCCACAGCTTTTCTCCGCCCTGTTCTTCCTGATGCTGTTCATCGTCGGGCTGGGCAGCAATCTGGGCGTGACGACCAGCATCGTGACGGCGATCAAGGATCAGTGTCCGGAGCTGAAGAACTGGCAGGTTGTGTCGGCGGTGGCCGTGGCTGGGTTTTCGTTCGGTACCGTTTACTTAACGCCCGGTGGATTGGACTTGCTGGATGTTTTGGATTATTATGGGGCGAAGTATGTTACGCTAACGTTCGCTGTGTTGGAACTGGCAACACTGGCTTGGATCTACGGGGTGGATCGCATTTGCAGAGATATTAAATTTATGCTTGGCATCAACACCAGCCTGTTTTGGAGGATATGCTGGGGAGTAGTAGCGCCTCTGGCAACGGTGGTTATTCTGTTATTGAGCTTCATAGACTATAAAGCATTCGTAGTTCCTATTGGATATAATG TTCTTGGTTGGTTCATCTACATTGTGGCCGTTCTGCAACTGCCTGGATGGGCTTTGTACGCTACTACGCGGACCAGCTCGAAAACGATTGATTCGTGGTGGGGTTCACTGAAAAAATCTTTCCGACCACTGCCCGAGTGGGGACCAGAGGACACTCCGACGCGACTTCGCTACCAGGAGGAAGTGGAGCAGCATGAAGCAACGGTGCCGAGCGATCGAAATACCATCGATTTTTTCAaacggaggcttctgagctga